The window AAAGCCTGACCATATCCCTGAGTCACCGGGATACGAAGATTCTGAACCGGGCCGGTGAGGACCTTGCTGAGCATCTGGCTGAATACACCATGGTTTCGGACATTGATGACGGATCTGCCCAGGGAAAACGGCAGTTCGACATCACCCTGACCCCCGCAGGGCACCGCATGGGGCTGACACCCAGAACCATTGCCGACAAAATTCGCAATGCGTACCAGGGCGTTGAGGCGGTAAAAAACCAGAGGGGGCGAAATGAGGTCACGGTACGGGTGCGCCTGGCCGGAGAAGAACGCAATTCCGAAACCGCATTTGAAAATTATGTGCTTAGGACCCCCAACGGGGAGATCATGCTTCGGGATGCCATTGAGACCGTCAGGGGCCGGGCTTATACCGTGATCAGCCGGACCAACGGGCAGCGTGAAATCCAGGTTACAGCCAATGTGAACCCCCAGTCCATGTCTGAAAATATAATCCGGGACATGAAGCAGGAGATCCTGCCGTCCCTTGTGAGTCGGTATCCGGGCTTGTCCTACGGGTTCAAGGGTAAACAGGAAGAGGTCAAAGAGAGTGTGGGAGCCTTGGTCAAGGGTTTGGCACTGGCGTTATTTTGTGTGTTCGCGCTTCTGGCCATTCCCTTTAAAAGTTATTTTCAGCCATTGATCATCATGCTGTGCATTCCCTTCGGCATGATCGGTGCCGTGGCCGGACATATCATCATGGGGTACTCCCTTTCCGTTATGAGTCTGTTCGGCATTGTGGCCATGTCCGGCGTGGTGGTCAACGACTCTTTGGTGCTCATCGATTTTTCCAACCGGCTGGTGCGTGGGGGCATGCCTGTGGCGGCGGCAATCCGGGCCGCCGGAATACAGCGGTTCAGGCCCATTCTTCTGACAACGCTGACCACCTGCGGGGGACTGGCACCCATCATTACGGAAACGTCGCGCCAGGCAAAGTTTCTTATTCCCATGGCCATTTCTCTGGGGTTCGGAATTCTTTTTGCCACGCTGATTACCCTGGGACTTGTGCCCTGTCTTTACCTGATATTGGAAGACATCAAGGGCATTTTTAAATGAAGGGATCTTTTATGACTAATGTGGCCCTTTGTGCCTGTCCGGACTATGACGAGGCAAATGTGGCGTCTGCAGTGGAACGTGCCGTGACTCTGTGCGGGGGCATGGATAAGTTTGTCAGGCCGGGACAGCGTGTGCTGCTCAAACCCAATATGCTCAGTGCCGCGCCTTTGGAACAGCGGGTGACCACAGACCCCAGCGTCGTGCGTGCTGTGGGGCAACTGGTGTTGAAGGCCGGGGGGCGGGTCATTATCGGAGACAGTCCGGCCATTGACAAGGTGTCCCGTATTTCCCGGGTGACCGGCATGACAGAGGTGGCCAAAGAGCTTGGGGCAGACTTGATTGAGTTCAGTCGGCCCACCCTGGCCAAGACACCCCGGGGTTCCATATACCAGGCCCTGGAACTGGAACAGACCGTGTTGTCGGCGGATGTGGTCATCAACCTGCCCAAGCTGAAGACCCATTGCATGATGCTTTTAACCATGGGGGTCAAAAATCTTTTCGGTGCCGTGGTGGGGCCCCGTAAAAGCCAGTGGCATATGCACGCAGGGGACGACCGGATTATGTTCGCCGATCTTTTGCTGGACATCTATCGCACCATCACGCCGGCCCTGACCATCCTTGACGGTGTCTGGAGTATGCAGGGCCGGGGGCCCAATAACGGCACACCTTGTCATTCAGGTTTTCTGGCCGCATCCTGTGATCCTCTGGCCATGGATCTGGCCCTGGCACCTTTGCTGGGTGCGCACCGGACAAGTTTTCCTCTGTATGGCGCAGCTGTCCGCAGGGGCTTTGCCAAACCCGATGGTGCGGATCTTCGGCTGATTGGCGACGATCCCAATACGCTAATCCCCAAAGATTTTCAATTGCCGGTATTGGAATCAGCCATGATGGTGCCGGGATTTCTTTCCGGACTGATGCGAAAACACCTGACCTCCCGGCCTGTCCAGGACCCTATGCTGTGCCAGGGGTGCGGCAAATGCCAACAGGTTTGTCCGCCGGGAAGCCTTAAGCTGATGCAAAACCGCAGGGCCGTCATTGATCATTTGACCTGCATCCGTTGTTATTGCTGCCAGGAGGTCTGCCCGGCAGACGCCATCCATTTTAAAACAGGCGCGCTGGTGGGAATTATCGAGCGGTTGCGCTCATTTTTTTAGCACCAACTGTACACCCTGAGCATCCGTCCCACCACTTTTCCCGAATCCACATGCACCCCAAACAAACTGCCACCCAACTTTGGCAGCCGTTTAAAATAACGCTTATCTATTCATCAATAATTTCTAACCGGCCTCTAATCCCATACATATAAAAAAACATCTATACAGTTGACATCCAGTTCATCGGGAGGCAGTTAGTGGTTTAATTTATTTTAAAAAAGGAGAAGAGTGCAATGAAACCATTGCAAAAACAGTTGTGGTGCCTGCT is drawn from uncultured Desulfobacter sp. and contains these coding sequences:
- a CDS encoding DUF362 domain-containing protein, which gives rise to MTNVALCACPDYDEANVASAVERAVTLCGGMDKFVRPGQRVLLKPNMLSAAPLEQRVTTDPSVVRAVGQLVLKAGGRVIIGDSPAIDKVSRISRVTGMTEVAKELGADLIEFSRPTLAKTPRGSIYQALELEQTVLSADVVINLPKLKTHCMMLLTMGVKNLFGAVVGPRKSQWHMHAGDDRIMFADLLLDIYRTITPALTILDGVWSMQGRGPNNGTPCHSGFLAASCDPLAMDLALAPLLGAHRTSFPLYGAAVRRGFAKPDGADLRLIGDDPNTLIPKDFQLPVLESAMMVPGFLSGLMRKHLTSRPVQDPMLCQGCGKCQQVCPPGSLKLMQNRRAVIDHLTCIRCYCCQEVCPADAIHFKTGALVGIIERLRSFF